A single Nicotiana tabacum cultivar K326 chromosome 5, ASM71507v2, whole genome shotgun sequence DNA region contains:
- the LOC107768830 gene encoding protein TORNADO 2: MALSNNVIGCINFVAMLLSIPVIGAGIWLAMETDNSCVKILQWPVIILGVVILVVALAGFIGGFWRIPALLIFYLIAMLILIVLLACLVVFIYMVTIRGSGHMEPSRAYLEYHLDDYSGWIRRRVQTSYKWDRIRSCLSSTTMCAQLNQSYRMAQDFFNAPLSPLQSGCCKPPTQCGYTFVNPTYWISPINNVADMDCLQWNNDQTQLCYSCDSCKAGLLANLKKEWRRADIILLITLVGLIWVYLIGCCAFRNAKTEEIFRKYKQGYADT; the protein is encoded by the exons ATGGCATTAAGTAATAATGTCATAGGGTGCATCAACTTTGTAGCCATGCTATTGTCAATTCCAGTGATTGGTGCTGGAATTTGGCTAGCAATGGAGACTGACAACTCTTGTGTCAAGATTCTACAATGGCCAGTTATTATCTTAGGAGTTGTCATTTTAGTTGTCGCTCTTGCTGGTTTTATTGGAGGGTTTTGGAGGATTCCAGCACTGCTCATTTTCTACCTCATTGCTATGCTCATTctcatagttttgcttgcatgTTTGGTAGTTTTTATTTACATGGTCACTATTAGAGGTTCAGGCCATATGGAACCAAGTAGGGCTTATTTGGAATACCATCTTGATGACTATTCGGGCTGGATTAGAAGGAGAGTTCAAACTTCTTACAAATGGGATAGAATAAGAAGTTGCCTTAGCTCCACAACAATGTGTGCTCAGTTGAATCAAAGTTATCGCATGGCTCAAGATTTCTTTAATGCTCCTCTTAGCCCTTTGCAG TCAGGGTGCTGTAAGCCACCAACACAATGTGGGTACACATTTGTGAACCCAACATATTGGATTAGCCCTATAAACAATGTTGCAGATATGGATTGCTTGCAATGGAACAATGATCAAACACAACTTTGCTACTCTTGTGATTCTTGCAAAGCTGGATTGTTAGCTAATTTGAAGAAAGAATGGAGGAGGGCAGATATAATTCTGCTGATAACTCTTGTTGGATTGATTTGGGTTTATTTAATTGGGTGCTGTGCTTTTAGAAATGCCAAAACTGAAGAAATATTCCGCAAGTACAAGCAAGGTTATGCCGATACTTAA